From a single Brassica napus cultivar Da-Ae chromosome C9, Da-Ae, whole genome shotgun sequence genomic region:
- the BNAC09G09130D gene encoding basic leucine zipper 23 isoform X1: MDDGELEFPPSSSSMDSFLEELLKDSHACTHTHTCNPPGPENTHTHTCLHVHTKILPAAQSDDKETTDDTSESSGKKSKKRPSGNREAVRKYREKKKAKAASLEDEVVRLRAVNNQLMKRLQGQAALEAEVTRLKCLLVDIRGRIEGEIGAFPYQKPQPFSYRMQPCNMPCDVDDLYCLQNGNSGEGILMNGLNGCEFDQLQCLGDQNLAGCSNENGTFNVDASGANKSKGGTCAAKAV, encoded by the exons ATGGATGACGGTGAGCTCGAGTTTCCACCTAGCAGCAGTTCCATGGATTCTTTCTTGGAGGAGCTTCTCAAGGACTCTCATGCTTGTACCCACACTCACACTTGTAACCCTCCCGGACCAGAGAACACGCATACACACACATGTCTCCATGTCCACACCAAGATCCTTCCTGCTGCTCAGAGCGACGACAAAGAAACTACCGATGACACGTCGGAGTCTTCAGggaagaagagcaagaagagGCCTTCGGGGAACAGAGAAGCGGTTAGAAAGtatagagagaagaagaaggctaaAGCGGCTTCCTTGGAGGATGAAGTGGTGAGGCTCAGGGCTGTGAATAATCAGCTGATGAAGAGGCTGCAAGGTCAAGCTGCGCTGGAAGCCGAGGTTACGAGGCTCAAGTGTTTGCTTGTGGATATAAGAGGAAGGATAGAAGGAGAGATTGGTGCCTTCCCTTATCAAAAACCGCAGCCTTTCTCGTATAGGATGCAGCCTTGCAATATGCCGTGCGATGTTGACGACTTGTACTGCCTTCAGAATGGGAACAGTGGAGAAGGTATATTGATGAATGGGCTAAATGGTTGTGAGTTTGACCAGCTTCAATGCTTGGGTGATCAGAATCTAGCTGGCTGTAGTAATGAAAATGGAACATTCAATGTGGATGCATCTGGTGCTAATAAGAGTAAAG GTGGGACATGTGCAGCTAAAGCAGTTTAA
- the BNAC09G09130D gene encoding basic leucine zipper 23 isoform X2 codes for MDDGELEFPPSSSSMDSFLEELLKDSHACTHTHTCNPPGPENTHTHTCLHVHTKILPAAQSDDKETTDDTSESSGKKSKKRPSGNREAVRKYREKKKAKAASLEDEVVRLRAVNNQLMKRLQGQAALEAEVTRLKCLLVDIRGRIEGEIGAFPYQKPQPFSYRMQPCNMPCDVDDLYCLQNGNSGEGILMNGLNGCEFDQLQCLGDQNLAGCSNENGTFNVDASGANKSKGETITP; via the coding sequence ATGGATGACGGTGAGCTCGAGTTTCCACCTAGCAGCAGTTCCATGGATTCTTTCTTGGAGGAGCTTCTCAAGGACTCTCATGCTTGTACCCACACTCACACTTGTAACCCTCCCGGACCAGAGAACACGCATACACACACATGTCTCCATGTCCACACCAAGATCCTTCCTGCTGCTCAGAGCGACGACAAAGAAACTACCGATGACACGTCGGAGTCTTCAGggaagaagagcaagaagagGCCTTCGGGGAACAGAGAAGCGGTTAGAAAGtatagagagaagaagaaggctaaAGCGGCTTCCTTGGAGGATGAAGTGGTGAGGCTCAGGGCTGTGAATAATCAGCTGATGAAGAGGCTGCAAGGTCAAGCTGCGCTGGAAGCCGAGGTTACGAGGCTCAAGTGTTTGCTTGTGGATATAAGAGGAAGGATAGAAGGAGAGATTGGTGCCTTCCCTTATCAAAAACCGCAGCCTTTCTCGTATAGGATGCAGCCTTGCAATATGCCGTGCGATGTTGACGACTTGTACTGCCTTCAGAATGGGAACAGTGGAGAAGGTATATTGATGAATGGGCTAAATGGTTGTGAGTTTGACCAGCTTCAATGCTTGGGTGATCAGAATCTAGCTGGCTGTAGTAATGAAAATGGAACATTCAATGTGGATGCATCTGGTGCTAATAAGAGTAAAGGTGAAACTATAACACCTTAG
- the LOC106347047 gene encoding WD-40 repeat-containing protein MSI2, with amino-acid sequence MADEGSKEDAGMDQVEEDFSIWKKNTPFLYDLMISNPLEWPSLTVHWVPSPPSPYAADPYFGVHKLILGTHTSGDAQDFLMVADAVIPTPDAEPGLGGTNQDPIVPKVEIRQKIRVDGEVNRARCMPQKPTLVGAKTSGCEVFLFDYAKHASKPQTSDCDPDLRLLGHDMEGYGLSWSPFKEGYLLSGSQDKKICLWDVSATPQDKVLNAMFVYEGHECAVEDVAWHMKNENLFGSAGDDGRLVIWDTRTNQMQHQVKVHEKEVNYLSFNPFNEWVLATASSDSTVALFDLRKLNVPLHVLSSHEGEVFQVEWDPNHETVLASSGEDRRLMVWDLNRVGEEQLEIELDAEDGPPELLFSHGGHKAKISDFAWNKNEPWVIASVAEDNSLQVWQMAESIYRDEDENEIDEDIKQS; translated from the exons atggcagATGAAGGTAGTAAGGAGGATGCTGGAATGGATCAGGTAGAGGAGGATTTCTCTATATGGAAGAAGAACACACCATTCCTCTACGATCTTATGATCTCTAACCCTCTCGAGTGGCCCTCTCTCACCGTCCACTGGGTCCCATCTCCCCCTTCCCCTTACGCGGCGGATCCTTACTTCGGCGTCCACAAGCTCATCCTCGGAACCCACACTTCCGGCGATGCTCAAGATTTCCTCATGGTCGCCGACGCCGTCATCCCAACTCCCGACGCCGAGCCAGGGTTAGGCGGAACAAATCAAGATCCCATAGTCCCTAAG GTGGAGATTAGGCAGAAGATACGTGTCGATGGAGAAGTGAACAGAGCGCGTTGCATGCCTCAAAAGCCCACTCTTGTCGGTGCGAAGACGAGTGGGTGTGAGGTGTTTTTGTTTGATTACGCCAAGCACGCTTCGAAGCCTCAGACTAGTGATTGTGATCCTGATCTGAGGCTACTGGGACACGACATGGAAGGGTATGGATTGTCTTGGAGCCCCTTCAAGGAAGGTTATCTTCTGAGTGGTTCGCAGGATAAGAAGATATGCCTTTGGGATGTTTCAGCTACACCGCAAGATAAGGTTCTGAATGCAATGTTTGTGTACGAG GGGCATGAATGCGCTGTGGAAGATGTAGCGTGGCACATGAAGAACGAGAACCTTTTTGGTTCTGCTGGTGATGATGGTCGATTGGTGATATGGGACACGCGGACAAACCAAATGCAACACCAAGTGAAAGTTCACGAGAAAGAG GTGAACTATTTGTCTTTCAATCCGTTCAATGAATGGGTTTTAGCAACAGCTTCGTCAGACTCAACTGTTGCCTTGTTTGACCTCCGGAAGCTGAATGTGCCATTGCACGTCTTGAGCAGCCACGA GGGAGAGGTTTTCCAAGTGGAGTGGGATCCTAACCATGAAACAGTGCTTGCATCTTCCGGTGAAGACAGAAGGCTGATGGTCTGGGACCTGAACAG GGTTGGAGAAGAGCAGCTTGAGATAGAGTTGGATGCAGAAGATGGTCCACCAGAGTTGCTCTTTTCTCACGGTGGCCACAAGGCTAAGATATCAGATTTTGCTTGGAACAAAAACGAGCCTTGGGTCATTGCAAGTGTAGCAGAAGACAACAGTCTTCAGGTCTGGCAAATGGCGGAGAGCATCTATCGAGATGAAGATGAAAATGAGATCGATGAGGACATCAAACAGTCATGA
- the LOC106351490 gene encoding gluconokinase isoform X2 has protein sequence MSTNNDGKVIVIMGVSGAGKSTIGKMLGTALSCDFLDADDFHSSSNRDKMRQGIALSDEDRMPWLEKIQESLRERLLNGQTVVLACSSLRKQYREILRGSDPDYKPGSYSSCKVKFVLLEGNAEVIAARLQKRASEGEHFMPLTLLRSQFDLLEADDCEKIFKVSVVLSPEVIVNSVLELVSNDLNS, from the exons ATGTCGACAAACAATGACG GCAAAGTCATTGTGATTATGGGCGTAAGCGGAGCAGGCAAATC TACCATAGGAAAGATGTTGGGAACAGCACTATCTTGCGACTTTCTTGACGCTGACGATTTCCACTCTTCATCAAACAGAG ATAAAATGCGCCAAGGCATTGCTCTTTCAGATGAAGACCGGATGCCATGGCTCGAAAAAATACAAGAGAGTTTGCGAGAACGTTTGCTCAATGGACAAACCGTTGTTCTCGCGTGTTCTTCGTTGAGAAAGCAGTACAGAGAAATCTTGAGAGGCTCTGATCCTGATTACAAACCGGGAAGCTATTCGAGTTGCAAGGTGAAGTTTGTGTTGCTGGAAGGCAATGCAGAGGTGATCGCTGCTCGGTTGCAGAAGAGAGCTTCGGAGGGTGAACATTTCATGCCTCTCACTCTTCTCCGGTCTCAATTTGATCTGCTTGAAGCTGATGACTGTGAAAAGATATTCAAAGTCAGTGTGGTTCTCAGTCCTGAAGTTATAGTTAATTCAGTTCTTGAATTGGTATCCAATGATCTGAACTCTTGA
- the LOC106351490 gene encoding gluconokinase isoform X1, with amino-acid sequence MSTNNDVTGKVIVIMGVSGAGKSTIGKMLGTALSCDFLDADDFHSSSNRDKMRQGIALSDEDRMPWLEKIQESLRERLLNGQTVVLACSSLRKQYREILRGSDPDYKPGSYSSCKVKFVLLEGNAEVIAARLQKRASEGEHFMPLTLLRSQFDLLEADDCEKIFKVSVVLSPEVIVNSVLELVSNDLNS; translated from the exons ATGTCGACAAACAATGACG TAACAGGCAAAGTCATTGTGATTATGGGCGTAAGCGGAGCAGGCAAATC TACCATAGGAAAGATGTTGGGAACAGCACTATCTTGCGACTTTCTTGACGCTGACGATTTCCACTCTTCATCAAACAGAG ATAAAATGCGCCAAGGCATTGCTCTTTCAGATGAAGACCGGATGCCATGGCTCGAAAAAATACAAGAGAGTTTGCGAGAACGTTTGCTCAATGGACAAACCGTTGTTCTCGCGTGTTCTTCGTTGAGAAAGCAGTACAGAGAAATCTTGAGAGGCTCTGATCCTGATTACAAACCGGGAAGCTATTCGAGTTGCAAGGTGAAGTTTGTGTTGCTGGAAGGCAATGCAGAGGTGATCGCTGCTCGGTTGCAGAAGAGAGCTTCGGAGGGTGAACATTTCATGCCTCTCACTCTTCTCCGGTCTCAATTTGATCTGCTTGAAGCTGATGACTGTGAAAAGATATTCAAAGTCAGTGTGGTTCTCAGTCCTGAAGTTATAGTTAATTCAGTTCTTGAATTGGTATCCAATGATCTGAACTCTTGA
- the BNAC09G09160D gene encoding uncharacterized protein BNAC09G09160D — MDRLLQPPSSSILAPSKSQLRAPPLLLRVHRLDSPSLIPASPRRVSSISCLFRHNPSPTTSPGSNQARNLSSSSPKADESKPNPGFLEQIVRSYEQRKTLSAGTIILISAVVALLLNPIVAPPAFASFQAAAKSSGAAVGGKLLRTEVLTSAWTGFFAGCLHTLSGPDHLAALAPLSIGRTRMESAAVGALWGCGHDAGQLIFGLLFLLLKDRLHIEVIRTWGTRVVGLTLLVIGAMGIKEASEIPEPCVVSLENGEETDEKSSKKKKKIGFATFATGIVHGLQPDALMMVLPALALPSRVAGAAFLIMFLLGTVIAMGSYTVFIGSCSEALKEKVPRITEKLTWASSLVAIGLGLAIIVSQFFGFSLY, encoded by the exons ATGGATAGACTTCTTCAACCACCGTCTTCTTCCATACTCGCCCCCTCCAAATCCCAATTAAGAGCACCTCCGTTGCTCCTCCGTGTCCACCGTCTCGACTCTCCCAGTCTTATCCCTGCCTCCCCGCGCCGGGTGAGTTCCATCTCCTGCCTCTTCCGCCACAATCCTTCGCCGACTACGTCTCCAGGATCGAATCAAGCTAGAAACCTCTCGTCTTCCTCTCCGAAAGCCGACGAGTCAAAACCTAATCCAGGGTTTCTCGAACAGATCGTGCGGAGTTATGAGCAGAGAAAG ACGTTATCAGCTGGAACAATCATACTAATCTCTGCCGTAGTGGCACTTTTGCTTAACCCCATCGTTGCGCCACCTGCTTTTGCTAGCTTCCAAGCCGCTGCTAAATCTAGCGGCGCTGCTGTTGGTGGGAAACTCCTCCGGACCGAAGTACTGACGAGTGCCTGGACCGGTTTCTTCGCTGGCTGCTTACACACACTCTCCGGCCCCGATCACCTCGCTGCTTTGGCTCCACTCTCCATCGGACGGACGAGGATGGAGAGTGCTGCGGTTGGAGCTCTCTGGGGATGTGGCCACGACGCTGGCCAACTCATCTTTGGTCTCCTGTTTCTGCTTCTAAAGGATAGGCTCCACATTGAGGTTATAAGAACTTGGGGTACACGAGTCGTGGGCTTGACCCTTCTTGTGATCGGCGCTATGGGGATCAAAGAAGCTTCCGAAATCCCTGAACCGTGTGTGGTTTCGTTGGAGAATGGGGAGGAGACGGATGAGAAGAgctcaaagaagaagaagaagatagggTTTGCGACTTTTGCGACGGGGATTGTCCATGGGCTGCAACCGGATGCTCTGATGATGGTGTTGCCCGCACTGGCGCTTCCTTCTCGGGTAGCAGGTGCTGCGTTTCTGATCATGTTCTTGCTTGGTACGGTGATTGCGATGGGGAGCTACACGGTGTTTATAGGGTCTTGTAGCGAGGCGTTGAAGGAGAAGGTTCCTAGGATCACGGAGAAACTAACATGGGCGTCTTCTCTTGTGGCTATTGGACTGGGATTGGCAATTATTGTCAGCCAGTTCTTTGGATTCAGCCTGTACTGA
- the LOC106349971 gene encoding glutathione S-transferase T3-like → MGSRIPYSQSSGYLGLLNSEHESVLNGNFLYESFHSGASEIPPFSSQQSEAPTPPEDTPAERGKRQKWTPADDEVLISAWLNTSKDAIVGNEQKLQNFWKRVGEYFAASPHGTDGGAKREHKHLKQRWHKINDLTNKFCGAYAAAERQNCSGQNENDVLNVAHDIFYSDHKIKFNLEHAWCVLRYDQKWLNLNPPKASGSSKRKDCVEGSQASVNVGDNETRPEGIRAAKARRNTAQGKTVDEYKSIWEMKKEDLAMKEKLSKLAILDTLLAKNDPLSEAEEM, encoded by the coding sequence ATGGGTTCAAGGATTCCATATAGCCAGTCTTCTGGCTATTTAGGCCTTCTTAACAGTGAACACGAAAGTGTTCTCAATGGAAACTTTCTTTATGAGAGTTTTCATTCTGGAGCATCAGAAATCCCTCCGTTCAGTTCCCAACAGTCTGAGGCTCCAACTCCACCTGAAGACACACCCGCGGAGCGTGGGAAGAGACAGAAATGGACACCAGCTGATGATGAGGTGCTAATCAGTGCCTGGCTTAACACATCCAAGGATGCTATTGTCGGCAATGAACAAAAGTTACAGAACTTCTGGAAAAGAGTTGGTGAATACTTCGCTGCAAGTCCTCATGGTACAGACGGTGGTGCAAAGAGGGAACATAAACATTTGAAGCAGCGGTGGCACAAAATAAATGATCTAACCAACAAGTTCTGTGGCGCATATGCAGCCGCAGAGAGACAAAATTGCAGTGGTCAAAACGAGAATGATGTTCTCAATGTGGCTCACGACATCTTCTACTCTGATCATAAGATCAAGTTTAACCTTGAGCATGCATGGTGTGTGTTGAGGTATGACCAGAAATGGCTTAACCTTAACCCTCCTAAGGCTAGTGGGAGTTCAAAGAGAAAAGATTGTGTCGAAGGTTCCCAAGCATCTGTcaatgttggtgataatgagacCCGCCCTGAAGGTATCAGGGCTGCAAAAGCAAGAAGGAATACAGCTCAAGGGAAGACTGTTGATGAGTATAAGAGCATTTGGGAAATGAAGAAGGAGGATTTGGCGATGAAGGAGAAGCTGTCTAAGCTAGCCATACTAGACACTCTCCTTGCAAAAAACGATCCACTCAGTGAGGCTGAAGAAATGTGA
- the LOC106347050 gene encoding transportin-1 produces the protein MAATTVWQPLNDGLTEICTLLEQQISPSSAVDKSQIWKQLQHFSQIPDFNNYLVFILVRAEGKSIEIRQAAGLLLKNNLKGAYPSMSQENQKYIKSELLPCLGAVDRNIRTTVGTIISVIVNIEEGSGWPELLPALVTCLDSNDLNHMDGAMDALSKICEDIPHVLDSEVPGLAERPINVFLPRLYQFFQSPHASLRKLALGCVNQYVIIMPAALYNSLDKYLQGLFLLANDPVAEVRKLVCAAFVHLTEVLPSSIEPHLRNVMEYMLQVNKDPDEEVALEACEFWSAYCDAQLPSENLKELLPRLIPVLLSNMAYADDDESLLDAEEDESQPDRNQDLKPRFHTSRLHGSEDFDDDDDDSFNVWNLRKCSAAAIDVLSNVFGDEILPALMPLIQAKLSTSGDEAWKEREAAVLTLGAIAEGCFNGLYPHLSEIVAFLLPLLDDKFPLIRSISCWTLSRFGKYLIQEGGNPKGYEQFEKVLMGLLRRLLDSNKRVQEAACSAFATVEEDAAEELVPHLGVILQHLMCAFGKYQRRNLRIVYDAIGTLADSVREELNKPAYLEILMPPLVAKWQQLSNSDKDLFPLLECFTSISQALGVGFAPFAQPVFQRCMDIIQLQHMAKVDPASAGAQYDREFIVCSLDLLSGLAEGLGSGIESLVSQTNLRDLLLNCCMDEAPDVRQSAFALMGDLARVFPAYLQPRLIEFLQVASQQLSTNLIGENLSVANNACWAIGELAVKVRQEVSPIVTNVVSALALILQHAEAVNKSLVENSAITLGRLAWIRPDLVAPHMEHFMKPWCLALAMVRDDLEKEDAFRGLCAVVKVNPSGGVSSLVFICKAIASWHEIRSEDVNSEVSQVLNGYKQMLGNSWAECWSALDPPVKERLARYQV, from the exons ATGGCGGCGACGACGGTCTGGCAGCCCCTAAACGATGGCCTCACCGAGATCTGcactcttctcgaacagcagaTTTCTCCTTCCTCCGCCGTTGACAAGTCCCAGATTTGGAAGCAGCTTCAGCACTTCTCTCAAATCCCCGATTTCAACAACTATCTCGTCTTCATCCTCGTCCGCGCCGAG GGCAAGTCCATTGAGATTCGTCAAGCTGCTGGATTGCTTCTGAAAAACAATCTGAAGGGTGCGTATCCATCCATGTCTCAAGAAAACCAGAAGTACATCAAGTCTGAGTTGCTGCCTTGTCTTGGAGCAGTGGACAGAAACATACGGACAACTGTTGGAACCATCATCAGTGTTATTGTTAACATAGAGGAAGGTTCTGGGTGGCCTGAGCTTTTGCCAGCTCTTGTTACTTGTTTAGACAGTAATGATCTGAATCACATGGATGGTGCGATGGATGCATTGTCAAAG ATTTGTGAGGATATCCCACATGTATTGGATTCAGAAGTGCCTGGTTTAGCAGAGCGCCCTATCAACGTTTTCCTGCCTAGGCTATATCAG TTTTTCCAGTCTCCCCATGCTTCACTGAGGAAGCTTGCCCTGGGTTGTGTGAACCAATATGTCATAATAATGCCTGCT GCTTTGTACAATTCTCTGGATAAGTACCTTCAGGGGTTGTTTCTCCTTGCCAATGATCCTGTAGCAGAAGTCAGAAAATTA GTCTGCGCAGCATTTGTGCATCTCACAGAAGTCCTTCCCTCGTCTATTGAG CCACACCTAAGGAATGTAATGGAATACATGCTACAAGTCAACAAAGACCCTGATGAAGAAGTGGCTCTCGAAGCATGTGAATTTTG GTCTGCATACTGTGATGCTCAGCTGCCGTCAGAGAATTTGAAAGAGTTACTGCCACGCCTAATTCCA GTGTTGCTGTCGAACATGGCTTATGCAGATGACGACGAGTCGCTTTTGGATGCTGAG GAAGATGAATCTCAACCAGATAGAAATCAG GATTTGAAACCTCGTTTTCATACATCGAGACTTCATGGATCAGAGGATTTTGATGACGAT GATGATGACTCGTTTAACGTGTGGAATTTAAGAAAGTGCAGTGCAGCAGCTATTGACGTTCTCTCTAATGTATTTGGAGATGAGATCCTTCCGGCACTCATGCCCCTTATTCAG GCAAAATTATCAACTTCTGGGGACGAGGCCTGGAAAGAAAGGGAAGCTGCTGTTTTGACCCTTGGGGCTATTGCTGAAGGCTGCTTTAATGGTCTTTACCCTCACTTGTCTGAG ATCGTAgcatttcttcttcctcttttagATGATAAGTTCCCTCTCATACGAAGCATATCTTGCTGGACGCTTTCTCGATTTGGCAAGTATCTTATCCAG GAAGGTGGCAATCCGAAGGGTTATGAACAGTTTGAAAAAGTTCTTATGGGTCTTCTCCGCAGACTCTTGGATTCGAACAAGCGGGTCCAGGAGGCTGCCTGTTCAGCTTTTGCAACTGTTGAAGAG GATGCTGCTGAAGAGTTAGTGCCACACCTGGGAGTAATACTGCAGCATCTAATGTGCGCTTTTGGGAAGTATCAG AGGCGGAACTTAAGAATTGTGTATGATGCTATTGGAACACTGGCAGATTCGGTTAGAGAAGAGTTGAACAAG CCTGCTTATCTTGAAATTCTGATGCCTCCACTGGTCGCAAAGTGGCAACAACTTTCAAATTCGGATAAAGATCTATTTCCGTTGCTGGAATGCTTCACATCTATTTCTCAG GCTTTAGGTGTAGGGTTCGCTCCATTTGCTCAGCCTGTTTTCCAAAGATGCATGGATATCATCCAACTACAACACATGGCTAAG GTTGATCCTGCCTCTGCTGGGGCTCAGTACGACAGAGAATTCATTGTTTGTTCTCTTGATTTACTTTCTGGACTTGCTGAAGGGCTTGGCAGTGGGATAGAGTCTCTG GTTTCACAAACTAATCTAAGGGATTTGCTTCTCAACTGTTGCATGGATGAGGCTCCTGATGTCAGACAAAGTGCGTTTGCTCTCATGGGTGATCTTGCAAGA GTATTCCCGGCCTACCTACAACCCCGTCTGATTGAGTTCCTTCAGGTTGCAAGCCAGCAACTG AGTACAAACCTCATTGGAGAAAACCTTTCTGTGGCAAATAATGCTTGTTGGGCCATTGGAGAATTAGCTGTCAAG GTTCGTCAAGAAGTTTCACCAATTGTGACCAACGTTGTCTCTGCCCTAGCCCTGATTCTTCAGCATGCAGAG GCTGTTAATAAATCACTAGTTGAGAACAGTGCAATTACCCTCGGTAGACTAGCATGGATTCGTCCAGACCTCGTTGCACCTCACATGGAGCACTTCATGAAACCATGGTGCTTGGCATTGGCAAT GGTACGTGATGACCTTGAGAAAGAAGATGCATTTAGAGGATTATGTGCAGTG GTAAAAGTGAATCCATCAGGAGGTGTCAGCTCACTTGTTTTCATATGCAAAGCCATTGCAAGCTGGCAT GAAATTAGAAGTGAGGACGTCAATAGCGAAGTCTCCCAAGTGCTGAACGGCTATAAACAA ATGCTTGGAAACTCATGGGCGGAATGTTGGTCTGCTTTGGATCCTCCTGTAAAAGAAAGGCTTGCGAGATATCAAGTGTAG